Proteins encoded in a region of the Peromyscus maniculatus bairdii isolate BWxNUB_F1_BW_parent chromosome 15, HU_Pman_BW_mat_3.1, whole genome shotgun sequence genome:
- the Cct5 gene encoding T-complex protein 1 subunit epsilon, with the protein MASVGTLAFDEYGRPFLIIKDQDRKSRLMGLEALKSHIMAAKAVANTMRTSLGPNGLDKMMVDKDGDVTVTNDGATILSMMDVDHQIAKLMVELSKSQDDEIGDGTTGVVVLAGALLEEAEQLLDRGIHPIRIADGYEQAARIAIDHLDKISDHVLVDINDPEPLIQTAKTTLGSKVVNSCHRQMAEIAVNAVLTVADMERRDVDFELIKVEGKVGGRLEDTKLIKGVIVDKDFSHPQMPKRVENAKIAILTCPFEPPKPKTKHKLDVTSVEDYKALQKYEKEKFEEMIEQIKETGANLAICQWGFDDEANHLLLQNALPAVRWVGGPEIELIAIATGGRIVPRFSELTPEKLGFAGVVREISFGTTKDKMLVIEQCKNSRAVTIFIRGGNKMIIEEAKRSLHDALCVIRNLIRDNRVVYGGGAAEISCALAVSKEADKCPTLEQYAMRAFADALEVIPMALSENSGMNPIQTMTEVRAKQVKESNPALGIDCLHKGTNDMQHQHVIETLIGKKQQISLATQMVRMILKIDDIRKPGESEE; encoded by the exons ATGGCGTCCGTGGGGACCCTCGCCTTCGATGAGTATGGGCGCCCCTTCCTCATCATCAAGGATCAGGACCGCAAGTCCCGCCTCATGGGGCTTGAGGCCCTCAAG tCTCACATCATGGCTGCAAAAGCTGTAGCAAACACAATGAGGACGTCACTGGGACCAAACG GGCTGGATAAGATGATGGTAGATAAGGATGGCGATGTAACTGTAACAAATGATGGTGCCACCATTTTAAGCATGATGGATGTTGATCATCAGATTGCCAAGCTAATGGTCGAACTGTCCAAATCCCAGGATGATGAAATTGGAGATGGAACCACGGGAGTGGTTG TCCTGGCTGgtgccttgttggaagaagctgAGCAGCTGCTGGACCGAGGCATCCACCCGATCAGAATTGCCGACGGCTATGAACAGGCTGCCCGAATTGCTATAGATCACCTGGACAAGATCAGTGATCATGTGCTTGTTGACATAAACGACCCTGAACCCCTAATTCAGACTGCAAAAACCACGCTGGGCTCCAAAGT GGTGAACAGCTGCCATCGACAAATGGCTGAAATCGCTGTGAATGCCGTCCTCACTGTGGCAGACATGGAGCGAAGAGACGTCGACTTTGAGCTCATCAAAGTGGAAGGCAAAgtgggtgggaggctggaggacacGAAACTTATAAAGGGTGTGATCGTTGATAAGGACTTCAGTCACCCACAGATGCCAAAA AGAGTGGAGAATGCTAAGATTGCAATTCTCACGTGTCCATTTGAGCCACCTAAACCAAAGACAAAGCACAAGCTGGATGTGACCTCTGTGGAGGACTACAAAGCCCTGCAGAAATACGAAAAGGAGAAGTTCGAAGAGATGATTGAGCAG ATTAAAGAAACTGGTGCTAACCTGGCTATTTGCCAGTGGGGCTTTGATGATGAAGCCAATCATTTACTTCTTCAGAATGCCCTCCCTGCAGTTCGCTGGGTAGGAGGACCTGAGATTGAG CTGATCGCCATTGCAACAGGAGGGCGGATCGTCCCCAGGTTCTCAGAGCTTACCCCTGAGAAGCTGGGCTTTGCTGGTGTGGTGCGAGAGATCTCCTTTGGCACTACAAAAGACAAAATGCTGGTAATTGAGCAGTGTAAGAACTCGAGAGCTGTGACCATTTTCATCAGAGGAGGAAACAAGATG ATCATTGAAGAAGCAAAACGATCCCTCCACGATGCCTTGTGTGTCATCCGGAACCTCATCCGAGACAATCGGGTTGTATATGGAGGAGGGGCTGCTGAAATATCCTGCGCTCTGGCAGTCAGTAAAGAAGCAGATAAG TGCCCGACTTTGGAGCAGTATGCCATGAGAGCTTTTGCAGATGCCTTGGAGGTCATCCCCATGGCCCTTTCAGAAAACAGTGGCATGAATCCCATCCAGACCATGACTGAAGTCCGCGCCAAACAAGTGAAGGAGTCCAACCCTGCCCTTGGAATTGACTGTTTGCACAAGGGCACAAATG ATATGCAGCACCAGCATGTCATAGAAACCTTGATTGGCAAAAAGCAGCAGATCTCTCTTGCCACACAGATGGTTAGAATGATTCTGAAGATTGATGACATCCGTAAGCCTGGAGAGTCTGAAGAATAA
- the Cmbl gene encoding carboxymethylenebutenolidase homolog, with product MANEANPCPCDIGHKLEYGGMGQEVQVEHIKAYVTRSPVDAGKAVIVVQDIFGWRLPNTRYMADMIAGNGYTAIVPDFFVGQEPWDPAGDWSTFPEWIKSKNPRNINREFEAVMRYLTQQCHAQKIGIVGFCWGGAVVHHVMMTYPEVRAGVSVYGIIRESEGIYNLKNPTLFIFAENDAVIPLEQVSVLTQKLKEHCVVNYQVKTFSGQTHGFVHRKREDCSPADKPYIEEARRNLIEWLNKFI from the exons ATGGCTAATGAAGCTAACCCTTGCCCATGTGACATTGGTCACAAGCTAGAGTACGGTGGCATGGGCCAGGAAGTCCAGGTTGAGCACATCAAGGCATATGTCACCCGGTCCCCTGTGGACGCAGGCAAAGCTGTGATTGTTGTCCAGGATATATTTGGCTGGCGGCTGCCCAACACTAGGTATATGGCTGACATGATTGCTGGAAATGGATACAC AGCCATCGTCCCAGACTTCTTTGTGGGGCAAGAGCCATGGGACCCAGCTGGTGACTGGTCTACCTTCCCTGAGTGGATAAAATCAAAAAATCCCAGAAATATCAATCG aGAGTTCGAGGCTGTCATGAGGTATCTGACACAACAGTGTCATGCCCAGAAGATTGGCATTGTAGGCTTCTGCTGGGGAGGCGCTGTTGTGCACCATGTGATGATGACATAcccagaagtcagggcaggggtGTCCGTTTACG GCATCATCAGAGAGTCCGAAGGCATTTATAATTTGAAGAACCCAACGTTGTTCATTTTTGCAGAAAATGATGCCGTGATCCCACTTGAGCAG GTCTCTGTGCTGACCCAGAAACTGAAGGAACACTGCGTAGTTAATTACCAAGTTAAAACATTTTCTGGGCAGACTCATGGCTTTGTGCATCGGAAGAGAGAAGACTGCTCCCCTGCTGACAAGCCCTACATTGAGGAGGCGAGGAGGAATCTCATTGAGTGGCTGAACAAGTTCATTTAA